The genomic segment TGATCAGCCGTGACAAAGCCGACCATCTTTTATGCTTTGAGGATCCATAGGGAATCGAGGCCCCGTCTCAAGCGAGTTCAAGGGGGACTCAGGCATTGTCGAGGTAATAGTCCAGAACCTGAAATTCATTTTCCTTCCATTGCCTCAATCTGATTTGTCACCGCGATCAGCGCTCCTTGAAGTAGGCGTCCTGACATGCATGAACTCAAGGAAATCGAGGCTCAGCTCAACGAAACACCGGATAAGCAGATTTCCCTGACCGATTCTGCTGCCTGCTCAATGAAAAAGCGTTCCTGTGAACTCGACGCCTCGCTAAGGACTCGGTTACCGTTATTGGCTTTCAACCGGTGATACAGGATGTAACGGAATGGGATCGCGTTGCGTGGGGTTTGTTGTTGCAGGTGAGGACGTCATTATCATCGATACCGAGATCCCGGACGACGCTGATGAGCCCATCACGATCGTTATGGACGCGACCTGGAAACTTGCCAAAGGTGATCGCGGCGCAGCCTACGCCACGATGTTTCAACGTTGTGGTGACTACCTGCGAGAGAACAAGATTGCGAAGGCCGTGATCAAGGCAAGTGCACTCCCACAGAGCGCCGCGAAGCTTGGCCTCCTCGAAAGCGCAGAGCTGCGAGGTGTGATCATCGCCGCCTGCGCTTCGGTATGCGAGACGAAGGTACTGAAGAAGGCCCAGATCAGTCGTACATTCGGCAATCGTAAGGTTGATGAGTACGTCAAGGACGACGGTTTCTGGGATGCGAATGTGGAGGGCGGCAAGCTAAGGAAAGGCAGCCGCGAAGCCGCGATGCAGGTGATTGCCGCGAGGAGCCGTAAGTGACTGTAGTACTTCCGAAGCTCGTCATCGGCGCGAAACTAGGCAATGGGCATTTCGGTGAAGTGTTCCAGGGTGACGACAATGTCCACGGCCGGGTGGCGGTAAAGGTCCTTTCCCGCAAGCCCACCCACACCGATGCAGATTGGCAGATGCACAAACGCGGCTTCTTAGCCGAAGCACAGTTCCTTTCAAAAGCCACGCACCGAAATGTGGTGCAGGTTTACCACATCAGTGAGGAAGGCGATTCCATCCGCTTTGTCATGGCGCACTGCGCAGGCGGATCGCTGATGAGCGCCTACGAAAGAGGGCCCATGACGCTGTCCTCCGTCCGCAAAGCCGCAACCGAAGTCTTGCTTGGGCTGAGCGCGTTGCACGCTCGCGGGATGCTGCATCGTGACATCAAGCCTGGAAACATCTTGATCGACCACACCGGCGTCGCGTTGCTTGGCGACTTTGGCCTTGTGACCGACGATCTCTTGCTCGGGTATGCAGATCAGGCAGGCTACCTTGATCACGTCGCATTCGAGGTTTGGCATGGCTCAGGTACTAGCGCCAAAACGGACATTTGGGCGTTGGGCATGACGCTCTACCGGTTGCTGCATGGCAAACAATGGTATGACTCAGAAGTCGGCCGTCCCAGGGATACCGTCAGGGCCGGAGCCTTTGCCGATCGACTTAAGTGGCTCCCTCATGTGCCGGCGGCTTGGCGACGGGCCATACGCAAGATGCTGTGCGATGAGCCGGCTGCTCGGTTCCAGACAGCCAACGAGGCCCTGGATGCAATCGGACGACTGCCAATTACCCCAGAGTGGACGGTTACTGACGTGTCAGCGCAACGCGTACGCTGGGAGCGTCAAGTAGGTAGGCGCCTGGTCGTCGTAAAGTGGGATCGCGTCTCACTGAGACAACATGACTGGCAGGCGTGGAGCCAGCCTTTGGATGCTGGCAGGAAAAAGACCCTAGGCGGATCGGGTGGCGTCGTTGGCGGGAAACAAGCCGTGAAGGAGATGGAGGCATTCTTCGCTAAGTGCAAGTGAGCCCAAGATCAACCACCTCCCAGGGAGCGGGGCTGTAGGTATCCATCCATACCATCATCAGCCGTGATGGGCATTAGCTGGAAATGCGCACGCGCGATGTCGCGACGCGCCTCGGCACATTGCGGACAAAAGGCGTTGCGCGCGTTGACACCTTCCGGCGGCGCCCAGAAGGATCCGCAATACCCACACCGAGGCATCGTCAAGGTCAAGTTCACTCGTCGCTTGTTCATGTACTGCCTCCGTCGCCCCGGTCCCTTATCCGCCCCTCACCTGTTCCAGCCACCAGCGCCTCGCGATGATTCGCTCGTCTAGCAGGTTGCCCACAGATATCAACTAGAGCTGAACCAGTGCAGGGACGCCGCGTAGATGAGAGAGAAGGCTCTTCCATGAATACTGTATATATGACCAGCTGGATTTTCCAGCACATCGCGCCTGACACCTCCAACTTCAGCCTGACGCAGATGGGGTCGTACCGGTCAGAAGTGGTCATTCACGTTGGAGCTCAGGGGCGCGAAGTCGGCTTGCCGGCGTAGCGTCCCTCTGAAGCGAATGGTTAGCGATTGACGGTATCTCCAATTGAAGGAATTGGTTCGCTACCCAACAATTCAACCCGGAATTCAAAACCGAAGCGGTTAGCTATCGAATGCCCAAGGATAATGCGTCTGTGCTACTTGGCCAGGAGCCAAGAAATAGCAGTTCGTCTCAATAACCACAGCTCGTTCGGCGTAGATCTCGACGACTCTTTCCCAGAACCCTTGCGAGTCTCCATGTATGTCAACAATGACCTGTTGTACGCCATAGGCATTGAACAGATGGTCTAGCGCCATCTGAGCAGCGGCCAAGCCAATCCCGGCGGACCGAGCTTTAGGGTGCACATACAACTTATGAAGCTCTGACATCTCCTCTCCGAGCAGCAATGTCGCAATTGCTACCAGTGATTCTCCCGAGTAGAAGTGCAAAGGCTCGTTGTTGTAGGACGAGTAGTACCCGGCCTCCATGAAAGGAGCTGTTTTGCCGTCTTTAAGCAGCGCTTCGGACGTCTGATATGCATCTGCATGCTCAGAACGTGGAAATACCTTCATCCTAATTCTCTGAATCATGACAGCTCCTTCCGTAGTGTGAGTATGCCTCTGAATTCGCAGACTCTTTTGAACGTCTGCTTCCGGCCGAGGCTGTGTAAAAACGTTTTCGAGTGCGACAGGTACTCAAACCGAACTGAAAATCGCGCATCTGGGCGAAATCCGCATCTGCTGACGTGCCGATAAATTACAGATTTCACGTAGACGCGCACACTTCAGTTTTGACGAAGCGTTTTTACACACTCTGGGCCAGAAGCTGATACTGGTATGCGGCAGCCTGAAGTGGGAGTGGGCTGGATCAGCAGCAGCTAATCGAATTGGTGGTCGGCATCCACGCGTTTCTGAGGGGCGCGCTCAGCAAGACAAGGTAAGAGGGCTAGCCTCAACAAGGCCAATGCGATTTTGAAGGAAGGACACTTTTTGAGGTCATGCCTCATGGATGACCTCATTTCCCTGTATGAGACGTATCAGCGCGTTAAGCAGTTTCACTGCGGCGAGATCCTCGCTAGCTGAAGGTCAGCCGCAGTGAGGTAAAGGTCATGGTTAGGCTACCAACTGCAGACGAGGAGCGAGTGCCAGGTAGTCATGGGGGATCGTTGAAAGGATCTCAGCGACCTTGTCCTGCGGCAGCCGCTCACCAAGCAGAGCTTCAAGTCTGCCCAGCCGCTCTTGGACAGCGCGGGCACGATCCCACTGAGTGCTGAACCGCTTGGCCGCGACTTTTTGCTCAACAAGCACCAAATGACGGCTGAGGTCGTAGGTATAGCGCATGGTGACCTTGCTCGACGAGCCGTCATCATCCGTCTCTTGAAAGGTCATGTCGAACACAAGACCCTGCGAAGTTTTTCGTGCCGAGGTCTCGACGTAGTCGTCTTCGAAGAGATTGTCGATGAGTTCACTGGGCTGAACACCACGGGTTACGTGGAGAGTCGAGAGCTCATCAACAAGGATTTTGATGGATTCTAGACTCATTTCAGCATGCTCCTCAGTTCACCCATAATTACCTCCACGTGCTCAATCGACTTGGTCAGTGAGCTATTGTCGCGGTCCGCAACCCTACCGAACTTCTTAGCCAGCTTGGCGTTGATAAAGCTCACTAGTATACCGTCGTTCGGCATATCGGGTTTCGCCATCGGCAGGTGATTCTTGAATATCTGATAAAGAGTAGAAGCTTTTTCGTCTATCTTCAGATCGCTAAGCAAGGTGGCGACTTCGTCTTGGGCCTTCTTCGTCAGGATCCCACGGAGCTGCTTGCGAGCGATCTCTGGACGTTTGGCCACGAGGTTCGGGTCGATAGTCTGTGCAGCAATCCTCGTCTCGGCGTCGAGGAAGAAGCTCTTGAGCCGGTCCAACGTTTCAGCGTCATAGCGTTCTACCCCCGGAACAGCCTGAACCTTTTGTGCTGCGAGGGACTGAACCTCGGCCCTTTTCTGGGAAAAAATCTTGTTGAAGTCTAGATCCCCAAGATACGAGTCCTGATCGCTCACAAATGCGTCGGATGCCGATACACCTGCAAGGCCATGATCTTTCCTAGTGTAATCCTCGTCTGTGATGGTGTATTCACGGCTGCGCTGGTGTTTGGCAGCATCCACCTCGGTCTGAAAGGCGGTCCACATGTCGTCCAGGCCCGTCTCTTCGTGATAGATCACAACGGCATTGTTATCGATCTCGAAAGCCGTGACCTCGTCAGCTGGTATAGCTCGCAGGACCCGTCCCACGATCTGTGCGAAGGCGTTGTTGCTGCGGTAGGGCCGGAACAGTGCGAGAACCGTGAGATACCGGTGGTCGTAACCTTCCATCAGCATGTTCACGGAGATGACTACATCGCACTCATGGTTATCAATCGCGCGGAACGCGGAGTCGATTTCCGACTGTTCCATCTCACTATGAACGACCGATGAGGTCAGGTTCTTGGATTGGTACCAAGTGCGCAGGTCCTCGGCATGGCTGATGCTGCAACCGACGGCAAGGATTTTGTGAGGTACGTTTGGCGAGGAGTTCCTGAGTTCTTCCAGCCTCAAAACGCTTTGGTCTATGACGTCCAACGAGCACTCTTTCGATAGGGCCACACTGCGTTGCACCCACTCGCGATCCTTGATTTCAAGGACTTGTTCCTTCGAGAAGCGCTCACTTGGCCGATCAGCAATCGTGAAGTAGAGCTCATGGGCATTGACCGTCTCTTTCCTCAGCCACTTCACATAGCGATCACGCATCACCTCTGACAGAGGCGTCTTGTGGATCAGCTTCCCTGGTACTTCTTGGTTATCACCGCGGAACGGTGTACCCGTCACGAAGATCTTCTTCGCGCTGGAGAAGTGGGCCAACGTCTTTTGCCAGCTGTTCGCCGGCGCGTGGTGCCCTTCATCGATGATGATGAGGTCGAAAAAATCAGATGGGACTCGCTTGGTCAGCGATTGGCCTCGATCGTTATGAATCTGCTGAATGTTTGAATAGACGAAGTGGGCCTGCTCCAGGCTGGACTGATGAGTATCTGAGTTGAATTCGCATGTGACCGGAAGATCTTCGGCACTAAAAATCACATCGAAATTTATCCAGAAATTATCTTCGAGCATATCCTGAGTCTTTCGGATGCTCTGCTTCGTTACCAAGCCTGGCGTGATGATCAGCACGCGCCCCTTTGCCAGACCGAACGGTACGATCGAGATCAACCCGCTTTTACCCGTACCTGTCGGCAGGACGATCAATGCGTCGTCGTTGGAGCTGGCAAAATGCTCCAAGGCTTTGCTGTAGGCCTCAATCTGGGGGATTCGCAGCCTGCTATTGCCAAAGATGTTGGCTGCCGTTTCGATGAAATAATTCATAGACAGTCGGGTTTCCTATCGGTGACGCGCGCGAAAGTCCCTACTCGCTGGGAAATACACGGCGGCGGGGAAGACAGAGTTGGATTTGTTCGAGTTGCAGCAGAGGTAGGCATTGAAATATCCATATTTACGCAAGTCATCACCGGGCATTCGTGATGGCTGAGCGTGTGTGCTGCGACTGATTGTAGCCCAGTGATATCACGCTTTGGGGCCTGACCTGGTCGAGAACTCGCTCTAAGGAGCCGAGCTATGAATATTTGTAGCCGACGGACAGCTCCCTCTCTGTCCCACATTTGGCAAGGCCATATTGAATCGCTCCCGGTAAGTAGGCGCGTTCAAGCCTCAAATCGAGCCATAGTAAACATCCGCTTCTTGCCGTTAGTGGCCTATCGTCGCAGGCCGGAACCGGCCGATTGCGGTCTGTCGATGAGTTTTCAACCATACTTAAATTAGGCAATCTATCCGCATACTACCGAGCGTTGTTAATCTTATAAATCAGATAAATCTTATGGATGTCATTCGCAACCCCTATTCCCCTGGCGCAGGCACCCGACCACCTGAGCTTGCTGGCCGTGACGAACTACTTGAGCGGGTGCGCGTTTCGATTGAGCGAATCCGCATTGGTCGGCCCGCTAGGAGCTTAATCATGGTCGGGTTGCGGGGAGTAGGCAAAACTGTGCTGCTAAACCAGATGCAGCGTGATGCCGAAGCAGCCGGTATTCACACCGTCTATATTGAAGCGTTTGAGCATCGCTCTCTTCCAGCGATACTCGCTCCACAGCTACGCGTTGCCTTGATACGGCTGAGCCGTATTGAAGCAGCTGAGGACGCAGCCATAACCGGCCTGCGGGCCCTGGCCGGATTTGCAAGCGCTTTGAACGTGAAGTTTGGAGACATTAAGGTCGGTGTTGACTACGAACCTGAAACTGGTTTGGCGGACAATAGTGACTTGGAGGACGGCCTTGCTGCGTTGTTAGTCCAGCTCGGTAAAGTGGCGAAAGCAGCTGGAACCTGCTTGGTTATTTTCGTGGATGAACTGCAATACGTTGCGGAAGAACAGCTTGCAGCGCTGATCAATGCGCTACATCGCACCTCTCAACTGGCATTACCAGTTACTCTAATCGGCGCGGGTCTCCCTCAACTTCGAGGCCGTGCTGGGAGTGCAAAGCCCTATGCGAAACGCTTTTTTGACTATCCCGTGGTCGGCCCATTGGAGCCGTCCGAGGCGCGTCTGGCTTTAGTGAAACCAGCACAGGACGAAGGTGTGACTGTAGATCCGGAAGTCGCAGACGAGGTCTTTCAGATTACGCTCGGTTACCCTTACTTCGTTCAGGTGTGGGGAAGCAGCGCCTGGGGGGTTGCAAGCAATGACCATATAACGCTGAATGATATTCAGCGTGCTTCGGCGCACGCTATCGCGTCGCTGGACGAGAGCTTTTTCCGGGTGCGATTCGACCGAATGAACGTTGCGGAAAAAGTCTACCTGCGCGCCATGGCTTCGCTCGGAGAAGGCCCACATCGCTCAAGCGACATTGCTACGCGTTTGGACCGAACAAGCCAGTCTCTCGGACCGATTCGTAGTTCGCTGATTGGCAAAGGCATGATATGGAGTCCGAACCACGGCGACACAGCCTTTACCGTGCCTATGTTCGATCAATATATGCGTAGGATTATGCCCGGTGACGACTAGAGGCTAGCTCCCCGCCACTAGCTCCGCCTGAGATGGACATAGGGTCGAGTCCAAAGCCGATTCGGCCATTTGTGAGGGAAGAAAGCAGCCAAAAGCGCTCATACCCGAGAGAAACGCCGGAGACGTTTGCGTGTTAGCGATAACGATTCAGTGCGCTCGATCGCACAACGCTTCTCTTGAGAGCTACCGCAGCACTAGCAGAATTTTGAGCATCAGACGCCGTCGGAGGCTAAACCATGACAGGGCGCAGCGTTGAAGAAATTGATCCTTTGGAGGGCTTGATTGCCAAGCTCGCAGGCGACGCTACTCATGCTGCGTACCAGGCCGCGGTAGCGGCAGGCCACACGCTGGTAATGGCGAAGGACGGCTTTCTCGTTCGAATTGATCCGGACGGCGCAGAGACGCCGCTTAGCGTTCTGCGCGCGAAGCATAAGATGGAGATCGGAAACGTATTCCACGTGACATCGCCATCTCGCCGCTAGGACAAAAGTCGATGGTAAGGAAGATGCGTGTCCAAGGGTTTAGGTCCACTTGGTCCGACGTGTGCGTCTTCCTTGTCAATACATCGCTGCTGTAGCGGGTGGCGCCCAATGTCCGCTGTCTCCCCGTCACCTAAGTGCAACCTACTGGTCGTTGTAAATGACGTCAGCGGTCAGCGCAGATACAACTCGCTGTCGGGTGGGTGCAATTACGGACAAGGCTCATAGGCGCGAAGATTCTAACCCCAACCACCGTCCTGCTTAGAAATGGTACTTTTCGAATAACCTCTTAAACGCTTCATCCGATTCTTCCATGATATCTAGGATGGCCGCAGGGTTTGTTTGAGATCCGTGCCGCCTTGTGCCAGGACTCGCCCCTTTCGACTAAAATGATGAAAGCAATAATTTTAGCGTTCGGAGGAGTACGATACTGAGGTATTTACCTCACCTATGAAAGCGATGCTATCCGTTGAAGTATTTAGAAGCCCGTAGCCATTTGATGCCTTACTACACAAAGGACCAGGACCTTCCAAATCAGGATGGATAAAAATTATCTCCTTATCGTATTTAACAGGGACTTCAATCTTAACTACTTCCCACACCAATAAGTGCTTTTTATCTTCAGAGAGGCTCCCCATCACTGTCATATTAGAGCCAGATAAGGAAGCTGGCGGAGTGAAGTTAAAATCCCAGACATAACCTTCATCTGGCACAAGAGTCTTTTCCTTGTTCATACTCAGCCAGATCGAAAAAAACGAATCACGAACA from the Stutzerimonas stutzeri genome contains:
- a CDS encoding DEAD/DEAH box helicase, translating into MNYFIETAANIFGNSRLRIPQIEAYSKALEHFASSNDDALIVLPTGTGKSGLISIVPFGLAKGRVLIITPGLVTKQSIRKTQDMLEDNFWINFDVIFSAEDLPVTCEFNSDTHQSSLEQAHFVYSNIQQIHNDRGQSLTKRVPSDFFDLIIIDEGHHAPANSWQKTLAHFSSAKKIFVTGTPFRGDNQEVPGKLIHKTPLSEVMRDRYVKWLRKETVNAHELYFTIADRPSERFSKEQVLEIKDREWVQRSVALSKECSLDVIDQSVLRLEELRNSSPNVPHKILAVGCSISHAEDLRTWYQSKNLTSSVVHSEMEQSEIDSAFRAIDNHECDVVISVNMLMEGYDHRYLTVLALFRPYRSNNAFAQIVGRVLRAIPADEVTAFEIDNNAVVIYHEETGLDDMWTAFQTEVDAAKHQRSREYTITDEDYTRKDHGLAGVSASDAFVSDQDSYLGDLDFNKIFSQKRAEVQSLAAQKVQAVPGVERYDAETLDRLKSFFLDAETRIAAQTIDPNLVAKRPEIARKQLRGILTKKAQDEVATLLSDLKIDEKASTLYQIFKNHLPMAKPDMPNDGILVSFINAKLAKKFGRVADRDNSSLTKSIEHVEVIMGELRSMLK
- a CDS encoding ATP-binding protein; translated protein: MDVIRNPYSPGAGTRPPELAGRDELLERVRVSIERIRIGRPARSLIMVGLRGVGKTVLLNQMQRDAEAAGIHTVYIEAFEHRSLPAILAPQLRVALIRLSRIEAAEDAAITGLRALAGFASALNVKFGDIKVGVDYEPETGLADNSDLEDGLAALLVQLGKVAKAAGTCLVIFVDELQYVAEEQLAALINALHRTSQLALPVTLIGAGLPQLRGRAGSAKPYAKRFFDYPVVGPLEPSEARLALVKPAQDEGVTVDPEVADEVFQITLGYPYFVQVWGSSAWGVASNDHITLNDIQRASAHAIASLDESFFRVRFDRMNVAEKVYLRAMASLGEGPHRSSDIATRLDRTSQSLGPIRSSLIGKGMIWSPNHGDTAFTVPMFDQYMRRIMPGDD
- a CDS encoding GNAT family N-acetyltransferase — its product is MIQRIRMKVFPRSEHADAYQTSEALLKDGKTAPFMEAGYYSSYNNEPLHFYSGESLVAIATLLLGEEMSELHKLYVHPKARSAGIGLAAAQMALDHLFNAYGVQQVIVDIHGDSQGFWERVVEIYAERAVVIETNCYFLAPGQVAQTHYPWAFDS
- a CDS encoding serine/threonine-protein kinase gives rise to the protein MTVVLPKLVIGAKLGNGHFGEVFQGDDNVHGRVAVKVLSRKPTHTDADWQMHKRGFLAEAQFLSKATHRNVVQVYHISEEGDSIRFVMAHCAGGSLMSAYERGPMTLSSVRKAATEVLLGLSALHARGMLHRDIKPGNILIDHTGVALLGDFGLVTDDLLLGYADQAGYLDHVAFEVWHGSGTSAKTDIWALGMTLYRLLHGKQWYDSEVGRPRDTVRAGAFADRLKWLPHVPAAWRRAIRKMLCDEPAARFQTANEALDAIGRLPITPEWTVTDVSAQRVRWERQVGRRLVVVKWDRVSLRQHDWQAWSQPLDAGRKKTLGGSGGVVGGKQAVKEMEAFFAKCK